GCCTGCATTATTGCACTTGCCCTGAGCTTATCCCTTCTATGAATCACTGTAACCTTTCTGCATATCTTAGAGAGATATATGGCATCTTCCATGGCTGAATCTCCTCCACCTACCAGCGCAACATCTTTACCCTTGAAGAAAGAACCATCACAAACAGCGCATGATGACACACCTCTTCCCCTGAGTCTCTGTTCAGACTCCAGGCCCAGCCATTTGGCAGAAGCCCCTGTGGCAACTATAACCGCATCAGCGGTGTAAAGGTCATCGTTGATGTAGACCTTGAAGGGTCTGGAAGAGAAGTCGACGGAGGTGGCATTGTCGTTGATTATCCTCGCACCCACTTCCTCTGCCTGTTTCTTCATCGCTTCCATCAGCTCAGGTCCCAGGATACCCTTAGGGAAGCCTGGGAAGTTCTCGACGTATGTGGTAAGCATCAACTGCCCCCCAAATTCAAACCCCCCTATTACCAGCGGTGCATAGCCAGCTCTGGCTGCGTATATGGCTGCTGTCAGTCCAGCAGGGCCGCTACCCAGGATAAGTACAGGTGAATGCTCTTTGAACGACATGCTTTGATACGAGTGATTCCTAATCTTAAAAACCCTTTCTGAGTTTTCCAAACAAAGAAATCAATTCGTTCTAACATTCCGAACATAGGCAAGCAATAAACCTTATAATGCACGGGAATAAATCTCTAGATACAAGCTTATATGCAGCTATGGATATCTAAGGTACGTTGGAGAACAGGGGGAAAGAAAGTTACATACCAGTCAAGGTTGTACAGGTAGGGTTCATAGACGAAAGCGGACTTGAAGGAGCGCTGATGATGAGGTCTGATGACGGAAAGACTTTTTCGATGAGGGCATTTTCAGGTGAAGTAGCCCTGCATATGTCGAGATTTATGAAAGGTGATAGGTCATCTCTTCCTTCGGTGTATAATATCATAGAAGAGCTGGCCGAACTTCTCGGACTTCATTTAGACCATGTACAGATATACTCTAACGGAACTGCCCTTAGGGGCGACCTTTACTTTACAGGTAAAAACAAGGAGCTCACTCTTGACGGTTATAGGGCATCTGACGCAATAGCCTTGGCGCTATTCTATGATGCTGTAATAATGGTCGAGGATTCTATAATGCAGCCTGCTGACAGCCTCATAGACAAGTGAATCATTACAAGTCACTCGACTTGCAATACAACCTTAGAAAAGATAGTAGATGGTGGCATGATTCTGTGGCCAGGCTTGAGGTATTCCCTACCCGCTCCTTCAATACCATGGGAAACAGGGTCTCCTTCCAGCCCAAGCATTTCCCAAAGCTTGGTTGAGGAGAGAGGACAGAATGGATATAGCATTATGGTCAGCGTGTAAACAAGCTGTGCACATGTATAAAGTGTCATAGCAGCAAGGCTGTTATCATGCTTTATCTGCTCCCAAGGCTCTCTCCTGCTCATATACTCATTCCCTTTTCTGGCAAGGTCCAGCATGGTCCTGACCGCCTCTTTTATCTGGAACGAATCCATCTTGTTCACATATTCGTTCCAGAGTCTGCTCAGCTCTTCCATCATCTGCTTTGAATCTTCATCCAGCTCCTTAGCTTCAGGAATACTCATATCAAAGAACTTTTTTATGAATGTGAGAACCCTATGCTCAAAATTACCCAATACGTCGTTGAGCTCACTGTTCACGGCTCTGTCGAACTCAGTCCAGCTGAAGTTAGAATCTCTCAGCTCTGGCCTGAAATACATTAATGCAAACCTCCAGTATTCTGGTTTGGCTATCCTCATCGCTTCATTCATCCATACTCCTATATGTCTGCTTTTGGAGAATTTCTTACCTTCAAACAGTATGAATTCTGTCGATGAGACCTGAGTCGGCAGGACATACCCCTCGCCGGAAGCTATCAAAAGAGCCGGAAAGATGATGGTGTGAAAAGGTATGTTATCTTTTCCTATGAAGTATACGCTTTTAGTATCCTTTCCCAGCCAGAATTCGCTGAACAGCTCCGGATTTCCCTTCCGTTCTGCCCATTCTTTGACTGCAGAAACGTAGCCTAGCACTGCTTCCATCCAGACATAGATAGTCTTCCCTTCAGCGCCAGGGAAAGGTGCAGGAATCCCCCACTTACTGTCTCTGGTAAGTGCTCTTGGTCTTAGACCTTCCTTTAACCAGTTCTTCGAAAAATTCCTGGCGTTTTCCGGCAGTTCCTTATTCTGGTCTATGTATTTGTTCAGCTCTGCAGAGAGCTTTGATAGGTCAAAGAACCAGTGCTCAGTCTCCTTTGGCTGTGGTGTCTGCCCACATATGACACATCTCGGCTTTTCAAGCTCGAGCGGATCCAGTAATCTACCGCAGTTGTCACACTGGTCTCCTCTGGCAGACTCATATTTGCAGTACGGGCATGTCCCTTCAACAAACCTGTCAGGTAGAAAGCGTTCGTCATTATTACAATACAGTTGGACCACCTTCTGAGAGTATATGTAACCTCTCTGGTAGAGCCTTAGGTAGAAATCCTGAACAAATTTCACATGAACAGGTGACTCGGTTCTGGTGTAGTTGTCAAGCTCGACCATAAAGGTCTTCAAGATCTCAAGCATTTCAGCATGGTATCTGTTGGCAAGCTCTCTTGGAGTTGTTTTTGTCCTTATTGCTTCAACCTCCATTGGTGTACCGTGCTCGTCAGAGCCGCTGACTGAAACAACATCTTCATGTTTCAGGCGAAGATATCTTGCATATACATCTGCTGAGAGCAGGTGCATAAAGGTGCCTAGGTGAGGACTCCCATCCAGGTATGGCCATGCTGAGCAGACTATCCACTTTGTCAAGCGCCATTGGTCTTTCTTATGTTGGCTATAAGCGAAACTAAACCCCAGCAAAGTCAAACAGTGTTTTGGGTGATTCTATTCTTGACCTGATACTTCTCAAAAGGTCTTCTCTTCTTTCGTCCAGAACTCCCAGACTATTCAGTTCTTCTAGGCAGTTCAATATGGCGAAGCCGTGAAAATGGTTGTTCCAGTAGGCGTAAACCTCCTTTTCTTTCAGGCTCTTCAGCTTGTTCGCCCATTCATCTATCTGGTCTCTTGAATATCTGTAATCATACCATACTCGCCTTCCATGTCCGTGCCACCGGATGTATACATGCTCAGCTGTAGTGATCAAATCGTTTGGCAGCAAAGGTTCATCAACTATGGTGTATGCTACCTTTCTTCTTTTTAAAAGCTCCCACGTGTCATCTCTCATCCATGTCTTGTTTCTGAATTCTACTGCAAACCTCATTTCATCTGTAGGCAGAACGTTCAGAAATCTTTCGAGCCTGTCCAGATCAAATTCTAGACTGGGAGGGAGTTGCAGTAATAAAGTTCCTAACTTGTTTGTTGAAGAGAGAGGGCCTACAAGTCTGAAGAATTTGGACAGCTCTTCCTGTAGCTTATCATCCACTCTCAGCTTCATGTCATGAGTTATAGTTTTTGGTATCTTCGGGCTGAATTTAAAGTGCGCAGGGGTATTCTTCACCCAACCGAGCACAACCTTCGATGAAGGCATAGAGTAAAAACTACTATCAACTTCGACAGTGTCAAATACAGAAGAATAATACCTTAGCTTGGGGGTAGAAGACGACGGATAAAACACGTTAACCCATTCTTCATAGCTCCATCCGCTCGTCCCCATCAGAATCTTCAAGCTGTGGCGTTTGCAAACCCCTATCTATTAATCATTGATGCGTAAACCTGAAGACGGTTATCAATTGCTTAATAATAGCCAAGTGATTACTTCTGAACAAGCAGAAAGTGCAGTCGGCAACTACCAAGAATACTCAGGTTTTTGTTAACATTCTGTCTTTAAGAGCGGTTAGTTACATCATAGGCTAATGCAAATAAACACCAAGCTCTAACGAAGTCCTGTTGGAGCTGTATGTCGGGACGGGCGGCTGGGAATATTTCAACGCTCAGGGTGACAAGCTAGCTGCCTACGCGAAACTATTCAATTTTGTCGAAGTTAATAGTACCTTCTATTTCAATCCCAGCCTGAAAACAGTGAGAACTTGGAGAAGCAGAGTTCCAAAGGATTTTGAATTTTCTGTCAAATGTAATAGAATCATCACGCACAAATATGTGATGGACTTAACAGCTGAAAGCATAACACAGGCAGAGTATACAGTTAGGATCTGTCAGCTTCTCAGGAGTGGTCTTGCAATACTGCAGACCCCAGCCAGCATTGAAATAACAAGTGAAAGAATCAGGTCCTGGAAACCATTGATAGACATCTTCAGGGAGAATGGTATAACACCAGTCTTGGAAGCTAGGTCGACTGTTGATAAGAAGGCTATCGACGTCATGAACGAACTGGGAATTCTGTCATGTATCGACCTCACTAGCAGAGAACCAGTCAAGTCTTCAGACGTACTTTACAGCAGGCTTTTTGGAAGCGGAACGGCACGATTTAAAGGATTTTCAGACAAAGAGTACATCCTGATAGAACAAAGACTGAAGTCAGCAGAACCGAAGAAAGCTTACCTTGCATTTCATGGGATTCAAATGTACGCTGATGCACTCCAATTCAAGAGATTTTCATCGCAGAAAGTCCTTTGACGTATATGCACTGTGAAGGCGGTATAGTAACGTCCAAACCATCATAGTCAAAACTCACATTAATACCCGAACCTCTAACCACGACCAGTGGTACTGATTCATCTGTTTCACCCATAAGAAGCTGCGCTGCAGATGCTATATCATCTGCTATTGCCCTTCTTGTCACTCTCATTACATTCCCAAACAGGTCTCTTCTACCTCTATCGTCGATTACTGAAGGCAGGCCGGAAGCACCGATCGCTATTCCAACAGTTCCCATTCTCAGAGGCTGAAGTCTAGAATCGGTGATTACTACACCTACAAGCGAAGAAAACTCAAGATATGCCCAGTCTCTTATCATTCTTGCAACTCTC
This portion of the Conexivisphaerales archaeon genome encodes:
- the trxB gene encoding thioredoxin-disulfide reductase — encoded protein: MSFKEHSPVLILGSGPAGLTAAIYAARAGYAPLVIGGFEFGGQLMLTTYVENFPGFPKGILGPELMEAMKKQAEEVGARIINDNATSVDFSSRPFKVYINDDLYTADAVIVATGASAKWLGLESEQRLRGRGVSSCAVCDGSFFKGKDVALVGGGDSAMEDAIYLSKICRKVTVIHRRDKLRASAIMQARAKSRPNIEFVWDSVVEEVVGKERVEAVKVRNLKTNKIEFLPVSALFVAIGHQPNTEIFKGQLEIDEKGYLKVKDETRTNIEGVFAAGDVADPIYRQAVTAAGLGARAAIDAVRYLESLNIEQKLPEAVVTASAHQTTNAS
- a CDS encoding DUF151 domain-containing protein, whose translation is MENRGKESYIPVKVVQVGFIDESGLEGALMMRSDDGKTFSMRAFSGEVALHMSRFMKGDRSSLPSVYNIIEELAELLGLHLDHVQIYSNGTALRGDLYFTGKNKELTLDGYRASDAIALALFYDAVIMVEDSIMQPADSLIDK
- the metG gene encoding methionine--tRNA ligase; translated protein: MTKWIVCSAWPYLDGSPHLGTFMHLLSADVYARYLRLKHEDVVSVSGSDEHGTPMEVEAIRTKTTPRELANRYHAEMLEILKTFMVELDNYTRTESPVHVKFVQDFYLRLYQRGYIYSQKVVQLYCNNDERFLPDRFVEGTCPYCKYESARGDQCDNCGRLLDPLELEKPRCVICGQTPQPKETEHWFFDLSKLSAELNKYIDQNKELPENARNFSKNWLKEGLRPRALTRDSKWGIPAPFPGAEGKTIYVWMEAVLGYVSAVKEWAERKGNPELFSEFWLGKDTKSVYFIGKDNIPFHTIIFPALLIASGEGYVLPTQVSSTEFILFEGKKFSKSRHIGVWMNEAMRIAKPEYWRFALMYFRPELRDSNFSWTEFDRAVNSELNDVLGNFEHRVLTFIKKFFDMSIPEAKELDEDSKQMMEELSRLWNEYVNKMDSFQIKEAVRTMLDLARKGNEYMSRREPWEQIKHDNSLAAMTLYTCAQLVYTLTIMLYPFCPLSSTKLWEMLGLEGDPVSHGIEGAGREYLKPGHRIMPPSTIFSKVVLQVE
- a CDS encoding DUF72 domain-containing protein, producing the protein MKILMGTSGWSYEEWVNVFYPSSSTPKLRYYSSVFDTVEVDSSFYSMPSSKVVLGWVKNTPAHFKFSPKIPKTITHDMKLRVDDKLQEELSKFFRLVGPLSSTNKLGTLLLQLPPSLEFDLDRLERFLNVLPTDEMRFAVEFRNKTWMRDDTWELLKRRKVAYTIVDEPLLPNDLITTAEHVYIRWHGHGRRVWYDYRYSRDQIDEWANKLKSLKEKEVYAYWNNHFHGFAILNCLEELNSLGVLDERREDLLRSIRSRIESPKTLFDFAGV
- a CDS encoding DUF72 domain-containing protein encodes the protein MELYVGTGGWEYFNAQGDKLAAYAKLFNFVEVNSTFYFNPSLKTVRTWRSRVPKDFEFSVKCNRIITHKYVMDLTAESITQAEYTVRICQLLRSGLAILQTPASIEITSERIRSWKPLIDIFRENGITPVLEARSTVDKKAIDVMNELGILSCIDLTSREPVKSSDVLYSRLFGSGTARFKGFSDKEYILIEQRLKSAEPKKAYLAFHGIQMYADALQFKRFSSQKVL